One window of Triticum dicoccoides isolate Atlit2015 ecotype Zavitan chromosome 5A, WEW_v2.0, whole genome shotgun sequence genomic DNA carries:
- the LOC119297358 gene encoding CBS domain-containing protein CBSCBSPB5-like — MPESTTVLEACRRMAARRVDAALLTDSNALLRGILTDKDIATRVIAREVRMDETPVWKVMTRHPVFVLSDTLAVEALQKMVQGKFRHLPVVENGEVMAMLDIAKCLYDAIARMERASEKGKAVIDGTDKYHSGSNPSSLLEAFKEQMLRPSLSTIITADSTVVIAAPGDSVLAATKMMVEAHASSAVVAVGNKPRGILTSRDILMRMIARNLPADSTPVEKVMTLDPECATVDTPILDALRTMQERKFLHLPVMDRDGSIVCIVDVIDITHAAISIVESSGTGDEATISMIQRFWDSAMALGSLDDETETQSLMSDATRSQFLLEKEATRSQFLLEKEATRSQMMSEVIHEAAEPPYPALFSFKLQDRRGRMHRFSCEVQSLTPLVTCILQRLGTDIDRHRLPQILYEDEDRDMVVLASDDDLTAAVDHARLSGWKGLKLFLDYSGTPGRRSLASSNGTTTMDLASREAWSAAYGGVAAGAALVTGLGVMVYLRRAG; from the exons ATGCCGGAGAGCACGACCGTGCTGGAGGCTTGCCGGCGCATGGCGGCGCGTAGGGTCGACGCGGCGCTCCTCACCGACTCCAATGCCTTGCTCCGCGGCATCCTGACCGACAAG GACATTGCTACGAGGGTGATCGCCCGCGAGGTCAGGATGGACGAGACGCCGGTGTGGAAGGTGATGACGAGGCATCCGGTCTTCGTCCTCTCCGACACGCTTGCCGTCGAGGCGCTGCAGAAGATGGTCCAAG GCAAGTTCAGGCACCTGCCGGTGGTGGAGAACGGGGAGGTGATGGCCATGCTCGACATCGCCAAGTGCCTCTACGACGCCATCGCCAGGATGGAGCGGGCGTCCGAGAAGGGGAAGGCGGTGATCGACGGCACCGACAAGTATCACTCTGGGA GTAACCCGAGCTCGTTGCTAGAGGCTTTCAAGGAGCAAATGTTGAGGCCATCCTTGTCGACAATAATCACTGCTGACTCAAC GGTTGTGATCGCAGCGCCGGGCGATTCGGTGCTCGCGGCGACCAAGATGATGGTGGAGGCGCATGCGAGCTCTGCCGTCGTGGCCGTCGGGAACAAACCTCGGGGCATCCTCAC TTCTAGGGACATCTTGATGAGAATGATCGCGAGGAATCTCCCCGCAGACTCAACCCCTGTTGAGAAG GTCATGACTCTAGATCCGGAATGCGCGACGGTCGACACGCCGATTCTGGATGCTCTCCGGACAATGCAAGAGCGCAAGTTCTTGCATCTTCCCGTGATGGACAGAG ATGGTTCCATCGTGTGTATCGTCGACGTGATCGACATCACGCATGCCGCCATCTCCATC GTTGAGAGCAGCGGCACCGGGGACGAGGCGACAATCTCGATGATCCAGAGGTTCTGGGACTCCGCCATGGCCTTGGGCTCGCTGGATGACGAGACCGAAACCCAGTCTCTGATGAGCGACGCGACCAGGTCCCAGTTTCTTTTAGAGAAGGAGGCGACCAGGTCCCAGTTTCTTTTAGAGAAGGAAGCGACCAGGTCCCAGATGATGTCCGAAGTCATCCACGAGGCGGCCGAGCCGCCGTACCCCGCTCTCTTCTCCTTCAAGCTCCAGGACAGGCGAGGCCGGATGCACCGCTTCAGCTGCG AGGTGCAGAGCTTGACGCCGCTGGTCACCTGCATACTCCAGAGGCTCGGCACCGACATCGACCGCCACCGTCTGCCTCAGATCTTG TACGAAGACGAAGACCGGGACATGGTGGTGCTGGCGTCGGACGACGACCTTACGGCGGCGGTCGACCACGCCAGGCTCTCCGGATGGAAG GGTTTGAAGCTCTTCTTGGATTACTCTGGCACACCGGGCCGGAGAAGCCTGGCCTCTAGCAACGGAACGACGACGATGGACCTGGCCAGCCGGGAAGCGTGGTCGGCGGCCTACGGCGGCGTCGCGGCCGGGGCTGCCCTGGTCACCGGCCTCGGGGTAATGGTCTACCTGCGAAGAGCCGGCTAG